The following proteins are encoded in a genomic region of Candidatus Aminicenantes bacterium:
- a CDS encoding phosphoribosylaminoimidazolesuccinocarboxamide synthase produces the protein MTQDFADIDLPGLPLFKKGKVRNVYEVGENLLIVATDRISAFDYVLPSIIPFKGAVLTQLSAFWFDYTSLIVENHVVTADAAAFPAVLQPHRAVLDKRSMLVRKTKALPIECVVRGYLAGSGWKEYKKSGRVCGLKLPAGLRESDRLEEPIFTPSTKADQGHDENISFKEMERTVGSALAKKVRKTSLDLFQKASLHGLSKGIIIADTKFEFGLDGDDLILIDEIFTPDSSRFWPLASYEPGKGQPSLDKQFVRDYLETTGWDKQSEPPALPPAIIARTSEKYLEIFRLLTGKAEL, from the coding sequence ATGACCCAAGATTTTGCCGACATCGACTTGCCCGGCTTGCCCCTCTTCAAGAAGGGCAAGGTGCGGAACGTCTATGAGGTTGGCGAGAACCTGCTCATCGTCGCCACGGACCGCATCTCGGCCTTCGACTATGTCCTGCCCTCGATCATCCCGTTTAAGGGCGCGGTCCTGACCCAGCTCTCCGCGTTCTGGTTCGACTATACCTCGCTCATCGTCGAGAACCATGTCGTTACGGCCGACGCGGCCGCTTTTCCCGCCGTCCTGCAGCCGCACCGGGCCGTCCTGGACAAGCGCTCGATGCTGGTCCGCAAGACCAAAGCCCTGCCGATCGAGTGCGTCGTGCGCGGCTACCTGGCCGGCTCCGGCTGGAAGGAATATAAAAAATCCGGCCGAGTCTGCGGCCTCAAGCTACCGGCCGGCCTGCGCGAGTCCGACCGCCTGGAAGAGCCGATCTTTACTCCCTCGACCAAGGCCGACCAGGGCCATGACGAGAACATCTCCTTCAAGGAGATGGAGCGGACCGTCGGTTCGGCCCTGGCCAAGAAGGTTCGCAAGACCAGCCTGGACCTTTTCCAGAAGGCCTCTCTGCACGGCCTGTCCAAGGGCATCATCATCGCCGACACCAAGTTCGAGTTCGGGCTGGACGGCGACGACCTGATCCTGATCGACGAGATCTTCACCCCCGATTCCTCGCGCTTCTGGCCGCTGGCCTCCTACGAGCCCGGCAAGGGCCAGCCCAGCCTGGACAAGCAGTTCGTCCGCGACTACCTGGAGACCACCGGTTGGGACAAGCAATCCGAGCCGCCGGCCCTGCCCCCAGCCATCATCGCCAGAACATCCGAAAAATATCTCGAGATCTTCCGCCTGCTGACCGGGAAAGCCGAACTCTAA
- a CDS encoding PHP domain-containing protein has product MKPGFVDFHIHSTFSSDGEFTTAQIVAMARAAGFVAVSFADHDTVAAYPEAIALGRAVAVEVIPGMEVTTTYEGREFHCLLPLLDWSHPAVARISAAVSDGRWIEARERVDHLRRLGLDLTWEEVAAAVGATPPLGVKIAQVLLDKPESRRDPRLAVYYDESGRPRAPKYFYIDYFMEGKPAFVPKRHIPLLDVLDQAPASGAVPVLSHPGAYFQNTTRADLAKLRARGLEGLEVFTSYHDQAQTRFYADAARDFGLVATAGSDFHGRVKPQVPFGLIRDGHYGMINELRTRRRADHAV; this is encoded by the coding sequence GTGAAGCCCGGCTTCGTCGACTTCCACATCCACTCGACCTTCTCCAGCGACGGCGAATTTACGACCGCCCAAATCGTCGCGATGGCCCGGGCCGCGGGCTTCGTGGCCGTCTCGTTCGCCGATCACGACACCGTGGCCGCATATCCCGAAGCGATCGCGCTGGGCCGGGCGGTCGCCGTCGAAGTCATCCCCGGCATGGAAGTCACGACGACATACGAGGGCCGCGAGTTTCACTGCCTCCTGCCGCTCCTCGATTGGAGCCACCCGGCCGTGGCTCGCATCTCGGCCGCCGTCAGCGACGGCCGCTGGATCGAGGCCCGCGAGCGGGTCGACCATCTGCGGCGGCTGGGCCTCGACTTGACCTGGGAGGAGGTCGCGGCCGCCGTCGGCGCGACTCCGCCGCTGGGAGTCAAGATCGCTCAGGTCCTTTTGGACAAGCCGGAATCCCGGCGCGATCCGCGGCTTGCGGTTTACTACGACGAATCCGGCCGCCCCCGAGCCCCGAAATACTTCTACATCGACTACTTCATGGAGGGGAAGCCGGCGTTCGTCCCCAAGCGCCATATCCCGCTTCTCGACGTGCTCGATCAGGCGCCGGCTTCGGGCGCCGTTCCGGTGCTCTCCCATCCCGGCGCCTATTTCCAGAACACGACTCGGGCCGACCTGGCCAAGCTCCGCGCCCGCGGGCTGGAAGGCTTGGAGGTCTTCACCTCGTACCACGACCAGGCCCAGACCCGCTTCTACGCCGACGCGGCCCGCGACTTCGGACTGGTGGCGACCGCCGGCTCGGACTTCCACGGCCGGGTCAAGCCGCAGGTGCCCTTCGGCTTGATTCGCGACGGACATTATGGAATGATAAACGAACTGCGAACGAGGAGGAGGGCCGATCATGCCGTTTAA
- a CDS encoding CvpA family protein — MPFNWLDIALAGIVLLAVVIGLVKGFVRELVGLIVIILGIVIAARFYGPVASFAAKFIKNPTAASFVGFLLVFLAVLIAGGFVAGMIAKATKGSLGFVNHILGGLIGCLEGVLVAGAVVFALLAFPVNKSALMGSKMAPLVYQVTKTVVQFIPQELKDQIKSAYENISAGGVDHGQKI, encoded by the coding sequence ATGCCGTTTAACTGGTTGGACATCGCGCTGGCGGGAATCGTTCTGCTGGCGGTCGTCATCGGATTGGTCAAGGGATTCGTCCGTGAGCTGGTCGGGCTGATCGTCATCATCCTAGGGATCGTGATCGCCGCGCGCTTCTACGGCCCGGTGGCCTCCTTCGCCGCGAAGTTCATCAAGAACCCGACCGCGGCCAGCTTCGTCGGATTCCTGCTGGTCTTCCTGGCCGTCCTCATCGCCGGCGGCTTCGTGGCCGGGATGATCGCCAAGGCGACCAAGGGCTCTCTCGGCTTCGTCAACCACATCCTCGGCGGCCTCATCGGCTGCCTCGAGGGCGTGCTCGTGGCCGGGGCCGTCGTCTTTGCGCTGCTGGCGTTCCCAGTCAATAAAAGCGCCCTGATGGGGTCTAAGATGGCTCCCCTTGTCTACCAAGTCACCAAGACCGTCGTCCAGTTCATCCCGCAAGAGCTCAAGGACCAGATCAAGAGCGCTTACGAGAACATTTCCGCCGGCGGGGTCGACCATGGACAAAAAATTTAA
- a CDS encoding helix-turn-helix domain-containing protein, whose product MDKKFKELNIHQKMELLIEDMVEKGVRFRDAEREFQKLYLEASLKKHDGNKSEMAKALGLHRNTLHNRAKSLKIKKF is encoded by the coding sequence ATGGACAAAAAATTTAAAGAGCTCAACATCCATCAGAAGATGGAGCTCCTGATCGAGGATATGGTCGAGAAGGGGGTCCGCTTCCGGGACGCCGAGAGGGAGTTCCAAAAGCTCTATCTCGAGGCGTCCTTGAAGAAGCACGACGGAAACAAATCCGAGATGGCCAAAGCTCTCGGATTGCATCGAAATACCCTCCACAACAGGGCCAAATCACTTAAGATCAAGAAATTTTAG
- a CDS encoding co-chaperone GroES, which produces MKISPLYDRVLVKRIEEQEVRRSGIIIPDTAKEKPQQAEIIAAGKGKVNEDGKVVPLEVKKGDKVLIGKYSGTEVMIEGVEHLILREEEILAIVT; this is translated from the coding sequence ATGAAGATTTCCCCGTTATATGACCGGGTCCTGGTCAAGAGGATCGAGGAACAGGAAGTCCGGCGCAGCGGCATTATCATCCCGGACACCGCCAAGGAAAAGCCCCAGCAGGCCGAGATCATCGCGGCCGGCAAGGGCAAGGTCAACGAAGACGGCAAGGTTGTCCCGTTGGAAGTCAAGAAGGGCGACAAGGTCCTGATCGGCAAGTACAGCGGCACCGAAGTCATGATCGAAGGCGTCGAGCATCTCATCCTCCGCGAGGAAGAGATCCTGGCCATCGTCACCTAA
- the groL gene encoding chaperonin GroEL (60 kDa chaperone family; promotes refolding of misfolded polypeptides especially under stressful conditions; forms two stacked rings of heptamers to form a barrel-shaped 14mer; ends can be capped by GroES; misfolded proteins enter the barrel where they are refolded when GroES binds) yields the protein MAKQILLGDDARHHLLKGVNVLSNLVKATLGPRGKNVVIDKKFGSPTSTKDGVTVAKEVELKDHLENMGAQLVKEVASKTSDVAGDGTTTATVLAQIIYSEGLRYVTAGSNPTMIKKGIDKAVEIVVSDLKKLSREVSGEMIAQVGAISANNDASIGKIIAEAMAKVGKDGVITVEEAKGMETNLDIVEGMQFDRGYLSPYFITDPDRMECVLENPLILLHEKKISNLREFLPLLENVARMGKPLVVVAEEVEGEALATLVVNKIKGTFICAAVKAPGFGDRRKAMLEDIAILTGGKVITEDIGVKLENVGMDWLGEAKKVVIDKDNTTIVEGKGKGTDIQARIKQIRTQIDDTTSDYDREKLQERLAKMVGGVALIKVGAATETELKEKKARVEDAMHATKAAVEEGIVPGGGVALLRSQKSLEGLKLEGDMKIGADIIRRALEEPLRTIANNAGLEGSIVVEKVREQKQDVGFNALAERYEDMIKAGILDPTKVVRIALQNAASIAGLMLTTEGLITELPDDDKKGGGYPMPPGGGGDMY from the coding sequence ATGGCTAAACAAATTCTTTTAGGCGATGACGCCCGGCACCACCTTCTCAAAGGCGTCAACGTTTTGAGCAACCTGGTCAAGGCCACTCTCGGCCCCCGCGGCAAGAACGTGGTCATCGACAAGAAGTTCGGCTCCCCCACCAGCACCAAGGACGGCGTCACGGTGGCCAAGGAAGTCGAGCTCAAGGACCACCTCGAGAACATGGGCGCCCAGCTGGTCAAGGAAGTGGCCTCCAAGACGTCGGACGTCGCCGGCGACGGCACGACCACGGCCACGGTCCTGGCCCAGATCATCTATTCCGAAGGCCTCCGCTACGTCACGGCCGGCTCCAACCCGACCATGATCAAGAAGGGCATCGACAAGGCCGTTGAGATCGTCGTCAGCGACCTCAAGAAGCTCAGCCGCGAAGTCAGCGGCGAGATGATCGCCCAGGTCGGCGCCATCTCGGCCAACAACGACGCGAGCATCGGCAAGATCATCGCCGAGGCCATGGCCAAGGTCGGCAAGGACGGCGTCATCACCGTCGAGGAAGCCAAGGGCATGGAGACGAACCTGGACATCGTCGAGGGCATGCAGTTCGACCGCGGCTACCTCTCGCCCTACTTCATCACCGATCCCGACCGGATGGAATGCGTCCTGGAGAACCCGCTGATCCTCCTGCACGAGAAGAAGATCAGCAACCTGCGCGAATTCCTCCCGCTGCTCGAGAACGTGGCCCGGATGGGCAAGCCGCTCGTCGTCGTGGCCGAAGAGGTCGAGGGCGAGGCCCTGGCCACCCTGGTCGTCAATAAAATCAAGGGCACCTTCATTTGCGCCGCGGTCAAGGCCCCCGGGTTCGGCGATCGCCGCAAGGCCATGCTGGAAGACATCGCCATTCTGACCGGCGGCAAGGTCATCACCGAGGACATCGGCGTCAAGCTCGAGAACGTCGGGATGGACTGGCTGGGCGAGGCCAAGAAGGTCGTCATCGACAAGGACAACACCACCATCGTCGAAGGCAAGGGCAAGGGCACCGACATCCAGGCCCGGATCAAGCAGATCCGGACTCAGATCGACGACACCACCTCCGACTACGACCGCGAGAAGCTGCAGGAGCGGCTGGCCAAGATGGTCGGCGGCGTCGCGCTGATCAAGGTCGGCGCGGCCACCGAGACCGAGCTCAAGGAAAAGAAGGCCCGGGTCGAGGACGCCATGCACGCCACCAAGGCGGCCGTCGAGGAGGGCATCGTGCCCGGCGGCGGTGTCGCTCTACTCCGGTCCCAGAAGTCGCTCGAGGGCCTCAAGCTCGAGGGCGATATGAAGATCGGCGCCGACATCATCCGCCGCGCGCTCGAAGAGCCCCTCCGGACGATCGCCAACAACGCCGGACTCGAGGGCTCGATCGTGGTCGAAAAGGTCCGCGAGCAGAAGCAGGACGTCGGCTTCAACGCTCTGGCCGAGCGGTACGAGGACATGATCAAGGCCGGCATCCTGGATCCGACCAAGGTCGTCCGGATCGCCCTGCAGAATGCGGCCTCGATCGCCGGGCTGATGCTGACCACCGAGGGCCTCATCACCGAACTGCCCGACGATGACAAGAAGGGCGGCGGCTATCCGATGCCTCCCGGCGGCGGCGGCGATATGTATTAA
- a CDS encoding LptF/LptG family permease: protein MFPRSFDRYVLREVTTPFFVGLGVYSFALLMNQLLLYPELFIARGVPLGTTLRLLVDIIPGVLAFTVPMSVLMGVLAGLSRLSSDSEITAFKSLGVSHGRLLAPLLLFGLAGWAATSYLTLQAAPAANYRFQQTFAAALAQRAETQVAPRIFNEPIPGLTIFYRDTDPSGAWSDVFIASGESRMEPRITMARKGRLSVSPESRRAVLRLSDVVQHDVVLDEPDRYPMTLSGEVEEELDGEKLFGSYTAIKREREKTIGELRVSRREAEARLAEAIREGEALRAGVGRDADAKRAGNAMTRLAAAEDVRRHAVEIHKKFSLPFACWVFVFLGLPLGVSTRKGGRTSGFTLSIVIIFLYYVMITAGENLAIKGRVAPWLGMWGADIVFAVLGAWLFLTSSREIPFLAGRARRRRPAGTPGAAAGTAAVSAAPTARLRRSLPLLRTLDRYILRKYLFIAGLAFASLLAVSAIVTFFEQIDNLYEHSKPMGLLLSYVASRMPEFIHIGLPVLALTATLLTFGLLTKTNELTAMKACGVSVYRAVAPALAMSLLAGLLSFYLQERILPGSNRKAQEAWNELNDVPARTITVFNRRWVANKARDRFYHYQYFDPDKAAWSEIQMFDLDVERWTIKRRIFAKKAELRGGEIVLRDGWIREFRDAGQSSYDRFKEREIPLLDDKSLFFAETKAPAQMTYGELRDHVREIKGLGFDARRLQVDLAVKLAFPWVALVMTLLGLPFAFAMGKRGALVGIAASLGIAVVYWVMLGVFRSLGYVGILNAPLAGWGPNIVFGLLGGWLFLRVRT, encoded by the coding sequence ATGTTTCCCCGATCATTCGACCGCTATGTCCTGCGCGAGGTGACGACGCCGTTTTTCGTCGGCCTGGGCGTCTACAGCTTCGCCCTGCTGATGAATCAGCTCCTGCTTTACCCGGAGCTCTTCATCGCCCGCGGCGTGCCGCTGGGGACAACCCTGCGCCTCCTCGTCGACATCATCCCCGGCGTTCTGGCCTTTACCGTCCCGATGTCCGTGCTGATGGGTGTCCTGGCCGGGTTGAGCCGGCTGTCCTCCGATTCCGAGATCACCGCCTTCAAATCGCTGGGCGTCAGCCATGGCCGGCTGCTGGCTCCGCTCCTTCTCTTCGGGCTGGCCGGCTGGGCTGCGACCTCCTACCTGACTTTGCAGGCCGCGCCGGCCGCCAACTACCGCTTCCAGCAGACCTTCGCCGCGGCCCTGGCCCAGCGGGCCGAGACCCAGGTGGCGCCGCGCATCTTCAACGAGCCGATCCCGGGCCTGACCATCTTCTACCGGGACACCGACCCGTCCGGGGCCTGGTCTGATGTCTTTATCGCCTCTGGAGAATCGCGCATGGAGCCTCGCATCACCATGGCCCGGAAAGGCCGGCTCAGCGTGTCGCCGGAATCCCGGCGGGCCGTCCTCCGGCTGTCCGACGTCGTCCAACACGACGTCGTCCTGGACGAGCCCGATCGCTATCCCATGACCCTCTCCGGCGAAGTGGAGGAGGAGCTGGACGGCGAGAAGCTCTTCGGCAGCTACACCGCAATCAAACGGGAGCGGGAGAAGACGATCGGCGAGCTCAGAGTCAGCCGGCGTGAAGCCGAGGCCAGGCTGGCCGAGGCAATCCGGGAAGGGGAGGCTCTGCGCGCGGGCGTCGGCCGCGACGCCGACGCCAAGCGGGCCGGCAACGCCATGACCCGGCTGGCCGCGGCGGAGGACGTCCGCCGGCACGCGGTCGAAATCCACAAGAAATTCTCGCTGCCCTTCGCCTGCTGGGTCTTCGTCTTTCTCGGCCTGCCGCTGGGGGTTTCCACACGCAAGGGCGGCCGGACCAGCGGGTTCACGCTCAGCATCGTCATCATTTTCCTTTACTATGTCATGATCACGGCCGGTGAGAACCTGGCCATCAAGGGCCGGGTGGCGCCCTGGCTGGGGATGTGGGGGGCCGATATCGTCTTTGCGGTTCTGGGGGCCTGGCTGTTCTTGACGTCGTCGCGGGAGATCCCGTTCCTGGCCGGCCGGGCCCGCCGGCGTAGGCCGGCCGGAACGCCCGGGGCGGCCGCGGGGACTGCGGCCGTCTCCGCCGCGCCGACGGCCCGTCTCCGGCGGAGCCTGCCGCTGCTCCGCACGCTCGACCGCTACATCCTCCGCAAATACTTGTTCATCGCTGGCCTGGCCTTCGCCAGCCTGTTGGCCGTCTCGGCCATCGTCACCTTCTTCGAGCAGATCGACAACCTCTACGAGCATTCCAAACCGATGGGACTTCTCCTGTCCTATGTGGCCTCCCGGATGCCCGAGTTCATCCATATCGGCCTTCCGGTGCTGGCCCTGACGGCCACCCTGCTGACATTCGGGCTGTTGACCAAGACCAACGAGCTGACCGCGATGAAAGCCTGCGGCGTCAGCGTCTACCGGGCCGTGGCGCCGGCCCTGGCCATGTCCCTGCTGGCCGGCCTGCTGTCCTTTTATCTCCAGGAGCGGATTCTGCCCGGATCCAACCGCAAGGCCCAGGAAGCGTGGAACGAGCTTAACGACGTCCCGGCCCGGACCATCACCGTCTTCAACCGACGCTGGGTGGCCAACAAGGCCCGCGACCGTTTCTACCATTATCAATACTTCGACCCGGACAAGGCGGCTTGGAGCGAGATCCAGATGTTCGACCTCGACGTCGAGCGTTGGACGATCAAGCGGCGAATCTTCGCCAAGAAGGCTGAGCTGCGCGGAGGGGAGATCGTTCTGCGCGACGGCTGGATCCGCGAGTTCCGCGATGCCGGGCAAAGTTCCTACGACCGCTTCAAGGAGCGGGAGATCCCCTTGCTCGACGACAAGAGCCTCTTTTTCGCCGAGACTAAGGCGCCCGCGCAGATGACCTACGGCGAGCTCCGCGACCATGTCCGCGAGATCAAGGGCCTCGGGTTCGACGCGCGCCGCCTTCAGGTGGACCTGGCCGTCAAGCTGGCCTTTCCCTGGGTGGCACTGGTCATGACGCTGCTCGGCCTGCCCTTCGCCTTCGCCATGGGCAAGCGGGGCGCGCTGGTGGGCATCGCCGCCAGCCTGGGCATCGCCGTCGTTTATTGGGTCATGCTGGGGGTCTTCCGGAGCCTGGGTTATGTCGGCATCCTCAACGCGCCGCTTGCGGGCTGGGGGCCGAACATTGTTTTCGGGCTGTTGGGCGGGTGGCTGTTTCTAAGGGTGAGGACTTAA
- a CDS encoding bifunctional nuclease family protein, protein MKIRGLVLDPTSHMPIVLLEDESGGKVMPIWIGAFEANAIALIIENVPTPRPMTHDLLKAFLNRLDIEVDRVVVTEVRNSTYFASIHCRSGEEALVFDARPSDAIALALRTASPIFVDADVVEKSLAAQRDESSQGAEALLRWMEQLGPTELGKYKM, encoded by the coding sequence ATGAAAATCAGGGGGTTGGTTCTCGACCCGACCTCGCATATGCCCATCGTCCTGCTGGAGGACGAGTCGGGTGGGAAGGTCATGCCTATCTGGATCGGGGCCTTCGAAGCCAACGCTATCGCCCTGATCATCGAAAATGTCCCCACGCCCCGGCCGATGACGCACGATCTGCTCAAGGCCTTCCTCAACCGGCTGGACATCGAAGTCGACCGGGTGGTCGTGACCGAGGTCCGCAACAGCACCTATTTCGCCTCCATCCATTGCCGTTCCGGAGAAGAAGCGCTCGTCTTCGACGCCCGGCCATCCGACGCCATCGCTTTGGCCCTGCGGACGGCTTCGCCCATCTTCGTCGACGCCGACGTGGTCGAGAAAAGCCTGGCCGCCCAGCGTGACGAATCGAGCCAGGGCGCGGAAGCCCTGCTCCGCTGGATGGAGCAATTGGGGCCGACGGAGCTGGGCAAATACAAAATGTAA
- a CDS encoding TonB-dependent receptor yields MKKILYSLLAVLLLVGFMSAQAPTGKIVGKVKDDQGAPLPGVSIVAESSKLVGTAAAVSDETGAYRLFSLPSGTYTVTFTLQGFKSIKREGVILQLEQTITLDIVLTQSTLAEEITVVGQSPLIDVKSTTKGSTMTKETFMQLPRNRDFTGLLATVPGVQYEGNQGGLSVDGASGTENMWYVDGTNVNNMRIGTQSQSIVMEQLEEVKVTASGYNAEFGGSMGGVVNVISRSGGNEFHGDVFGYYNNQKLWMVGKVRDGLRQSPYATSPYDASDYEYYNQDDLYFNGGKTRDDYQRFEGVFNLSGFIFKDKLWFFGSFNPVYYRTYADRFFTVDPIGGAMAPKIPGDTNLDPRQGRVTYNFYNKNNNWNWQAKLTAAPIKGMRMSVSAVSNFYKYRGSIPGLTGTSTKYYSYRPDWNPINPSTGLGLLTAGKQPGFDYPNLSGNANVDYTVSNNFLVSARFGYFRTNTTNQQLFVPGTYYAFTNSNTGYAEIPDNLKHNSGWSNGAGTTVTKKYINDRMSVNLDLTYYLNLAGEHAWKAGFQYIRLHEDVDSGPVAPLVALVWGSNYVMPDGTNVMGTYGNYQIRNDFKSPYGSNFNVASNNWAMYLQDSWTIGQRLTLNFGIRTESEYIPSLATNDPQYADYKPIQFSFAQKLAPRVGLVYDVFGDSSLKVFGSFGIYYDVMKLYMAEGAYGGFKWWTSYYTFNDYDYTKIAASGDITNAADQAACGTYMGSRNWRTVSWDTTDPDLKPVSQSELSFGADKKITEEISFSARLVYKHLIRTIEDVGVLLQDAQGNYSEEYYIANPGEGWTKPVSQGGRFSDEFWPAPKAKREYYGVNLALEKRFSNNWQGGINYTWSRMVGNCGGLSSSDEAGRNSPNVERYWDLYFERYDIHGNPLDGVLPSDRTHYIKAYASYAFPFGLTVGVVGYGRSGLPKTTSLSFNDMQIFPDGYFDTGTRTPFTAWADLYVEYNLRIAKKYSVNLNATISNFTNTSTIQGYSMQANYNMLRLTDAELLGQKANYKDWRTWMAEKITINRDNPVFGWWNSRYGSWSWRMGARISF; encoded by the coding sequence ATGAAAAAGATCCTGTATTCCTTGCTCGCGGTTCTGCTCCTCGTCGGGTTTATGTCCGCACAGGCCCCGACCGGCAAGATCGTCGGAAAAGTGAAAGACGATCAAGGCGCTCCTCTCCCCGGTGTTTCCATCGTCGCAGAGAGCTCCAAGCTGGTCGGCACGGCCGCCGCGGTCTCCGACGAGACGGGCGCGTACCGCCTCTTCTCCCTGCCCTCCGGCACGTACACCGTCACTTTTACCCTGCAAGGGTTCAAGTCGATCAAGCGTGAGGGCGTCATCCTGCAGCTCGAGCAGACCATCACCCTCGACATCGTGCTGACCCAAAGCACCCTGGCCGAGGAGATCACGGTCGTCGGGCAAAGCCCCCTGATCGACGTCAAGAGCACCACCAAGGGCTCGACGATGACCAAGGAAACCTTCATGCAGCTGCCCCGGAACCGCGATTTCACGGGCCTCTTGGCCACGGTTCCCGGCGTTCAGTATGAAGGCAACCAGGGCGGCTTGTCGGTCGACGGCGCCTCGGGCACCGAGAACATGTGGTACGTTGACGGCACCAACGTCAACAACATGCGCATCGGGACCCAGTCGCAGAGCATCGTCATGGAGCAGCTGGAGGAAGTCAAGGTTACGGCTTCCGGCTACAACGCCGAATTCGGCGGCTCGATGGGCGGTGTGGTCAACGTCATCAGCCGTTCGGGCGGCAACGAGTTCCACGGCGACGTGTTCGGTTATTACAATAACCAGAAGCTGTGGATGGTGGGCAAGGTTCGCGACGGCCTGCGCCAGAGCCCCTACGCCACCTCGCCGTATGATGCCAGCGACTACGAATACTACAACCAGGACGACCTGTATTTCAACGGCGGCAAGACCCGCGACGACTACCAGCGGTTCGAAGGCGTCTTCAACCTCAGCGGCTTCATCTTCAAGGACAAGCTGTGGTTCTTCGGGTCGTTCAACCCGGTTTACTACCGCACCTATGCCGACCGGTTCTTCACCGTTGACCCCATCGGTGGAGCCATGGCCCCGAAGATTCCGGGCGACACGAACTTGGACCCCCGCCAGGGCCGCGTTACGTACAATTTCTACAACAAGAACAACAACTGGAACTGGCAGGCCAAATTGACGGCCGCCCCGATCAAGGGCATGCGCATGTCGGTCAGCGCGGTCAGCAACTTCTACAAGTACCGCGGCAGCATCCCCGGCCTCACCGGCACGTCGACCAAGTATTACTCCTACCGGCCGGATTGGAACCCCATCAACCCGTCCACGGGCCTGGGCCTTCTGACCGCCGGCAAGCAGCCCGGCTTTGATTATCCCAACCTGTCGGGCAACGCCAACGTCGACTACACCGTCAGCAACAACTTCCTGGTCAGCGCCCGGTTCGGCTATTTCCGGACCAACACGACCAACCAGCAGTTGTTCGTTCCCGGCACGTACTACGCATTCACCAACTCCAACACGGGTTATGCGGAGATTCCGGATAATCTCAAGCATAACAGCGGCTGGAGCAACGGCGCCGGCACGACGGTCACCAAGAAGTACATCAACGACCGCATGAGCGTGAACCTGGATTTGACGTACTACCTCAACCTGGCCGGTGAGCACGCTTGGAAGGCGGGCTTCCAGTACATCCGGCTGCACGAGGACGTCGACTCCGGTCCCGTCGCGCCCCTGGTCGCCCTGGTTTGGGGTTCCAACTACGTTATGCCCGACGGCACCAACGTCATGGGCACGTACGGCAACTACCAGATCCGGAACGACTTCAAGTCTCCCTACGGCTCGAACTTCAACGTCGCCAGCAACAACTGGGCCATGTACCTCCAGGATTCCTGGACCATCGGCCAGCGGCTGACCTTGAACTTCGGCATCCGGACGGAGAGCGAGTACATTCCCTCCCTGGCCACCAACGATCCGCAGTATGCCGATTACAAGCCCATCCAATTCTCCTTCGCCCAGAAGCTCGCCCCCCGCGTCGGCCTCGTTTATGACGTGTTCGGCGACTCCAGCTTGAAGGTGTTCGGAAGCTTCGGCATCTACTACGACGTCATGAAGCTGTACATGGCCGAAGGCGCCTACGGCGGCTTCAAGTGGTGGACCTCTTACTACACCTTCAACGACTATGATTACACCAAGATCGCCGCTTCCGGCGATATCACCAACGCTGCCGACCAGGCCGCTTGCGGCACCTACATGGGTTCCCGCAACTGGCGGACGGTTTCTTGGGACACCACCGACCCCGACCTCAAACCGGTTTCCCAGAGCGAACTGTCCTTCGGCGCCGACAAGAAGATCACGGAAGAGATCTCCTTCAGCGCCCGGTTGGTTTACAAGCATCTGATCCGGACGATCGAGGACGTGGGCGTGCTGCTGCAGGATGCCCAGGGCAACTACAGCGAAGAGTACTACATCGCCAACCCCGGCGAAGGCTGGACGAAGCCCGTGTCCCAAGGCGGCCGTTTCTCCGACGAGTTCTGGCCCGCCCCCAAGGCCAAGCGCGAGTACTACGGCGTCAACCTGGCCCTCGAAAAACGGTTCAGCAACAACTGGCAGGGCGGCATCAACTACACTTGGAGCCGCATGGTCGGTAACTGCGGCGGTCTGTCGTCTTCCGACGAAGCCGGCCGTAACTCCCCGAACGTCGAGCGTTATTGGGATCTCTATTTCGAACGCTACGACATTCACGGCAATCCCCTGGACGGCGTTCTGCCCTCCGACCGCACGCACTACATCAAGGCCTACGCGTCCTACGCGTTCCCCTTCGGCCTGACGGTCGGTGTGGTCGGCTACGGCCGTTCCGGCCTGCCGAAGACCACCTCCTTGTCCTTCAACGACATGCAGATCTTCCCCGACGGATACTTCGACACCGGCACTCGGACCCCGTTTACCGCGTGGGCCGATCTGTACGTCGAGTACAACCTCCGGATCGCCAAGAAGTACTCGGTCAACCTGAACGCCACGATCAGCAACTTTACCAACACCTCGACGATTCAGGGCTACTCCATGCAGGCCAACTACAACATGTTGCGCCTGACGGATGCCGAGTTGCTCGGTCAGAAGGCCAACTACAAAGACTGGCGGACCTGGATGGCGGAAAAGATCACGATCAACCGGGACAACCCCGTGTTCGGCTGGTGGAACAGCCGGTACGGCTCGTGGTCCTGGCGGATGGGCGCCCGCATTTCCTTCTGA